TCGGTGCATGGGCAGTGCCTCCCGATACCGATACGGATGGCGATGGTGTGCCTGATAAGAGTGATAACTGTATTTACATCTGGAATCCGGATCAGACTGACACTGATGGCGACAAAGACGGTGATGCCTGTGATAATTGTGTGAACACGCCCAATCCCAGTCAGTCAGACACTGACAATGACGGTGTCGGCAATGCTTGTGACAACTGTCCCAATGATGCGAACGTAGATCAGGACGATACCGACGGAGATGACGTCGGTGACAC
This genomic interval from Deltaproteobacteria bacterium contains the following:
- a CDS encoding thrombospondin type 3 repeat-containing protein — protein: MKSKGIIIVCICAVLLALFSFGAWAVPPDTDTDGDGVPDKSDNCIYIWNPDQTDTDGDKDGDACDNCVNTPNPSQSDTDNDGVGNACDNCPNDANVDQDDTDGDDVGDTCDNCPAVSNTNQADVDDDGIGDACDNCPNDANANQGDSDGDGIGDACDNCPGTPNANQA